The Treponema sp. OMZ 790 genome includes the window TTTCAAGATAGAGGAGTATATCAATGTCATCAACATACTTTTTTAAACTCTTATCGATTTCAAATGAAGAAACATCGGCAGCTGCCGTGTACCACACTGCAATACCCATCTCTTTTGCAAAAGCTCTCATTTCCTGCATTGCTTCAGGCAAGGCTTTTTCAAAGTTAAAATCGTCAATCATAACGACAGACGGTTTAGATCCGCCTTCGGACAAGGCTCTGATTGTTTTTAAAATCTGAGTAGTCCTTACCGTATCTTGATTGAAGTTTAAAACAATCCTTCTTGAAAAAGCTTGAGCCTTTACTTCTTGAGCATTGCCGAGATTCTTTTTCTTTGAAAGTTCATTAAACATATCGTTATACCATGTTATGGCATAATCCACATGCTGACTGAACGATATATGAACAACAGGCTTGTCCTGTAAGAGTTTATCCAAACCAAATTGAACTAAGATAGATGTTTTCCCTACACCTTTTTTTGATGTAACAACTCCTACTTCACCCGCAGCCAAGCCGCCTCCGAGAGTTTTCTCAAGTTTTCTCATGGGGCTTTTTTCAATCAAATCTTCTTTAAGCATTACAGCGCCTCCTTATTTCTTTTCTGCAAGCCTTTTAGCTTCGTATTCTTTTATCAATTCTTCCGAAATACTTGCAGGAGCCTTACCGTACTTGGCAAATTCCATAGAGTATTCGGCCTTTCCTTGTGTGGATGAGCGCAATATTGTAGAAAATCCGAACATTTCACTTAAAGGAACTTCGGCATCTACACGGGTAAAGCTGTCATCTTCCGTTGATGAAACAATAATACCTCGTCTTTGGTTTATAAGACCGAAGATATTGCCTTGGAATTCCTGAGGGCCTTCAATAGAAACCTTCATGATAGGCTCAAGGATGGCAGGTTTTGCAGCCTTGTAGGCCTCTCGGAAGGCGCCGATTGCAGCAGCTTGGAAGGCCATATCCGAAGAGTCTACAGGGTGGGACTGTCCGTCGTTGATTGTAATCTTAGTTCCTACAATCGGGAATCCGATGAGGGTTCCTCTCTTTATAGCTTCTTTAAAGCCCTTATCGCAAGAAGGAATAAATTCCGAAGGAATTGCACCTCCCTTTATCTGATTGTCAAACTCATAATCTTGTTCGGTAATGGGTTCAATAAAGCCTGCAACGCGGCCGAACTGACCTGAACCGCCTGTCTGCTTTTTGTGCGTATAGTTGAAGTCGGCTCTTTGAGTGATAGCTTCGCGGTAAGCAACCTGAGGCATACCTGTTTCAACATCGCACTTATATTCCCTCTTCATTCGTTCAATGTAAACTTCCAAGTGAAGCTCTCCCATACCTTGAATGATGGTCTGGTTTGATTCCTTATCTACATAGCTTCTGAATGTGGGGTCTTCCTTTGTAAAGCGGTTAAGAGCCTTGGACATCTGATCTGCAGCCTGTTTATCTTTCGGTGTAAGCGAAAGAGAGATAACCGGATCCGGAACATACATGGAGCTCATGGCGTAGTTCAAATTGCCTCCGCAGAAGGTATCTCCTGAAGCACAGTCAATACCGAAAAGAGCTACAATGTCGCCGGGGCCGCCTTCGTTGATATCTTCCATAGTTGCGGAGTTCATTCGAACCAAGCGTCCGACCTTAAACTTCTTTCGGGCACGGGTATTAAAGAGTTCTTCACCTTTCTTTAAAGTTCCCTGATAAACACGGACATAGGTAAGCTGTCCGTACTTTCCGTCTTCAAGCTTAAAGCCTAAAGCAACTACGGGAGCGTTTTCATCCGTACCGAGCACGACGGGCTTTTCATCTTCATCGATATTTAAAGCCGTATTTTCAATTTCGGTCGGATCGGGGAGATAATAACCTACAGCATCCAAAAGAGGCTGGATTCCCTTATTTTTATAAGCCGAACCGAGGAAAACGGGAACAAACTGTTCTGCAAGAGTTCCCTTTCTGACGGCGGCTCTGATCATTTCTTCTGTTTCGGCACCTTCCAAAAAGGCTTCCGCCAATTCATCCGAGAACATGGTAGCGGCATCAATCATTTCTTCCCTGTATTTTTGGGCATCTGCCAAAAGATGCTGAGGGATTTCTGCCATACGGATTTGGGTACCGTTTTCGCCTTCAAAATACATGGCCTTCATTGTAACAAGGTCTACAACGCCTTCAAGTTTATCTTCCAAACCGATAGGAATCTGCATCATGTAAGCATTAAGGCCTAGTTTTTCCCTAAGCTGCATTCTGACCTTAAAGGGGTTTGCTCCTGTTCTGTCACACTTATTTACAAATGCAATTCGGGGAACATGGTAACGTTTTAACTGCCTGTCAACAGTGATAGACTGGGACTGAACACCTCCTACAGAGCAAAGAACCAAGATAGCTCCGTCCAAAACGCGCAATGAACGTTCAACTTCAATTGTGAAGTCTACGTGCCCGGGAGTGTCAATTACGTTAACCGTATAATCCTTCCATTTAACCTGAGTTGAAGCCGACTGAATCGTTATACCTCGTTCCTTTTCGAGCTCCATATTATCCATCGTAGCACCCACACCGTCTTTTCCGCGGACTTCATGCAAAGCATGAATTCTATCACAATAAAAAAGAATTCGTTCCGAAAGAGTGGTTTTACCGGAGTCAATGTGTGCACTAATACCGATATTTCTCATCTTAGAAATATCATTACCCATAATCAATACCTCATCTTTATAGATTTTTAGGAGCAAACAGCCGGGTTTCTCCTAAATGTTTTCATAAAAAACGAAAAGCAGTTATACTTTTCAAAATATAAGACGTTACAGTATAATAAAAAATAAAATAATATACAAGAGGGCCTATAAAAATCTGCTTATAAAAAAAGGGAGCTCGCAGTCTGAACTCCCTTTTGTACTACCACCTGAAGTGAGCAAAAGCTTTGTTTGCTTCGGCCATTCTGTGGACTTCTTCTTTCTTTTTGAAGGCGGTGCCCGTATTGTTATAGGCATCGATGAGCTCTGAGGCTAATCTTTCCGACATTTCGTGACCGCTTCTTTTTCTGGCAGCACCGATGATCCAGCGCATAGCCAAGGCTTCCCGTCTTCCTTCCGGAATATCCATAGGAACCTGATAAGTAGCGCCTCCTACTCGGCGGGATTTTACTTCAACAACCGGTTTTACGTTGTCCAAGGCCTTTGAAAAAACAGCCAAGGGTTCTTCACCGGTTTTTTCTTTGATTTTATCGAAAGAATCATACATTATTTTTGTAGTAATACTCTTTTTACCTGAAAGCATCATTCTTCCGATAAAGCGGGTAACTACCACGCTGTTATATTTTGAATCAGGAGCCGCAGGGCGTCTTGTAGCAATTTTTCCTCTACCCATTTTCTACCCCTTAAGCCTTAGGCTTTTTAGCTCCATACTTGGAGCGGCCTCGTTTTCTGTCTTCTACACCGAGAGCATCTTTGGTACCGCGTACAATGTGATAGCGTACACCCGGGAGGTCCTTAACACGTCCGCCTCTTACGAGAACAACAGAGTGTTCCTGCAAATTGTGTCCGATACCCGGAATATAGGCCGTTACTTCAATTCCGTTACTTAAACGGATACGGGCAACCTTTCTTAAGGCCGAGTTCGGTTTTTTAGGCGTAATTGTTTTAACGCTGGTGCAGACACCGCGCTTTTGAGGGCAAGACTGCAAGGCAGGACTCTTTGTCTTAACTGCTGCCGATTTTCGCCCCTTCTTTATCAATTGATTAATTGTAGGCATAAGCCTTATCTCCTTAATTTATCCGCCAGCACTACGGAATATTAGAAATAGTAGTATAGCATAAATTTAAAATAAATGTCAATGCCGTAAAAGAGTGTTATTAACAACAGGCGAAAAAGTAGTCAAACGGGGTAGGAAGGGCGCCTAGTTTTGGCTGCATTAACTAGTCGCCTGTTTCGGTACGAGCGACTAACATGCGGTAACTCGTAAATTAAGCCGGCAAGGATAATGCAGCAATCCGAGCCGGCTTTCTTTTTAGCTAGGGGGCTGCAAAATGACAAATTACCCGCAAGACATCATCACCGCTTATGCCGAGCGAAAAATCGGCAGGTCTCAATTCAAAAACCTCTTTGCCAAGTGGCAAAAAGAGAATGGCAGAGATTACACCTGCAAGGGAACGGCTGACAAATCAGGCATTTACCTGACCTATCGAGGCGTTACCGCAATGATTAAAAACGGCATATTGAACTTCAAAACAAATCAAGATGACACAGCAAACACACCCTTTGAGTTCCGCCGAAAGGTGGATTTTTACCGAGAGGAAAGAGGCAAGGGGATATTAAGGGCTATAGCAACGATGAACCGCTATATCGATATGGCAGGTGAAGCTCTTAGAAACAATGACGAAAACAGCTACCAAATCAACACAGAAAAATCAAAACAATGGGCAGACATAGCCATAGAGAGAGGGCGGATATGAGTCTTAGCAAAGCTTTAGATATGCCCGAAAAGCTCGTAATTCAGCAGGTAAAACAAATAATCGACGCTACGGGCATTAAACTACAACGAATAAACACGGGCTGTTTTAAAATCGGCGAGGGGCGGAGCCGCCGCTATATCAAGACAGCCGAAGCGGGGACTTGCGACTTTGAGGGCTACGACAAACACGGGCGGTTCGTGGCTATCGAGTGCAAGAGACCGAAGGGCGGCAGGTTATCGCCCGCTCAAAAAGAGCGGATAGACGACATCAACAGGAAGGGTGGTATAGCTTTCGTTGCCCGAAGCGGCAATGAGGCTTTAGCCTTGCTACAAGCAAACAATTGCATTTAGGAGGTGCGGAATATGCAAGAAGAATTGAGACAGGTGGAAACACCGGAGATTTTGCTGACACTAATTCAGCAATTAAACTACACAGCGTGGGAGAAAGAAAAGATACTCCAGACCGAGGAGAACGGCAACAAGATAGCGAATTTACAAGGCTTTCTAGCCGGTGTGCGCTCATATAAAAACACAATGCGAAACATCGGTTATATCCTCGATGAAGAATTTGACGGTACGGAAAATCGGATACCGCCGTTCTTTGATAGTGATGGAGATTGTTCAATCAAACTTTCCAGATTGCGGGAAGTTGTATCCACGCTAAACGAAGTAACGGCTAGCGATGATTATGAAAAATTCACGAAGCTGTGGGCTGGCGTAGTGGACAACGAGAAGAACAGCCTTTTCTACTACAAAGAGAAAGGCCGAGATTTACACTTTGCAAAAGGCTGGTATGAAGCAATGGACTGGGTCAACAGAACC containing:
- the fusA gene encoding elongation factor G is translated as MGNDISKMRNIGISAHIDSGKTTLSERILFYCDRIHALHEVRGKDGVGATMDNMELEKERGITIQSASTQVKWKDYTVNVIDTPGHVDFTIEVERSLRVLDGAILVLCSVGGVQSQSITVDRQLKRYHVPRIAFVNKCDRTGANPFKVRMQLREKLGLNAYMMQIPIGLEDKLEGVVDLVTMKAMYFEGENGTQIRMAEIPQHLLADAQKYREEMIDAATMFSDELAEAFLEGAETEEMIRAAVRKGTLAEQFVPVFLGSAYKNKGIQPLLDAVGYYLPDPTEIENTALNIDEDEKPVVLGTDENAPVVALGFKLEDGKYGQLTYVRVYQGTLKKGEELFNTRARKKFKVGRLVRMNSATMEDINEGGPGDIVALFGIDCASGDTFCGGNLNYAMSSMYVPDPVISLSLTPKDKQAADQMSKALNRFTKEDPTFRSYVDKESNQTIIQGMGELHLEVYIERMKREYKCDVETGMPQVAYREAITQRADFNYTHKKQTGGSGQFGRVAGFIEPITEQDYEFDNQIKGGAIPSEFIPSCDKGFKEAIKRGTLIGFPIVGTKITINDGQSHPVDSSDMAFQAAAIGAFREAYKAAKPAILEPIMKVSIEGPQEFQGNIFGLINQRRGIIVSSTEDDSFTRVDAEVPLSEMFGFSTILRSSTQGKAEYSMEFAKYGKAPASISEELIKEYEAKRLAEKK
- the rpsL gene encoding 30S ribosomal protein S12; its protein translation is MPTINQLIKKGRKSAAVKTKSPALQSCPQKRGVCTSVKTITPKKPNSALRKVARIRLSNGIEVTAYIPGIGHNLQEHSVVLVRGGRVKDLPGVRYHIVRGTKDALGVEDRKRGRSKYGAKKPKA
- a CDS encoding VRR-NUC domain-containing protein — protein: MSLSKALDMPEKLVIQQVKQIIDATGIKLQRINTGCFKIGEGRSRRYIKTAEAGTCDFEGYDKHGRFVAIECKRPKGGRLSPAQKERIDDINRKGGIAFVARSGNEALALLQANNCI
- the rpsG gene encoding 30S ribosomal protein S7 codes for the protein MGRGKIATRRPAAPDSKYNSVVVTRFIGRMMLSGKKSITTKIMYDSFDKIKEKTGEEPLAVFSKALDNVKPVVEVKSRRVGGATYQVPMDIPEGRREALAMRWIIGAARKRSGHEMSERLASELIDAYNNTGTAFKKKEEVHRMAEANKAFAHFRW